Genomic segment of Dromiciops gliroides isolate mDroGli1 chromosome 3, mDroGli1.pri, whole genome shotgun sequence:
GGGTCTTGGGTCTCTTCATCCATCAATTCCATTTTCCATACAGTCTATGCACTCTGCATGCCTTATTGCAAGTCTAGAACCATTAATCATTTCTTTTGTGATATTCCAGCCATGGTTCCTCTGGCCTGCATGGATACCTGGGCCTATGAGTACACAGTGCTCTTCAGCACCAGCATATTTCTTTTGGTCCCTTTCCTTGGCATCAtggctttctatggtcaggttctttatGCTGTACATCATATGCATTCATCACAGGGGAGGAAGAGAGCCTTCACTACCTGTTCTACCCACCTGACTGTGGTCACCTTCTACTATGCCccatttgtgtatacatatctgAGGCCTTTATCTTTGCGTTCCCCAGAAGAGGACAAGAATTTGGCTGTCTTCTACACCATTCTCACCCCTATGCTTAACCCCATCATTTATAGCCTGAGGAATAAGGAGGTGTTGGGAGCCCTCCAGAGAGTCTTAGGGAGATCCTAAGCCTAAAAAAGAATAGCTGGGAAATAAAGTCACAGAAATTGAACCTGAAACAGTCTTGCTAATCATGAAGCCAAGTTACTTTATTCAAAGATTAGGAAACAGGCTGTATTAATCTATCAGTCCTGATtaaccattattttaaattaaactttatttttctcaattaacttgtatttgctttctttctctgccaTGGTTCCCCtggaaacaaacaagcaaatgtGCAAACTCTTATAACAAATtggaaaagtcaagaaaaataaatcccaaCATTGGCCATCTCCAAAAATGTGTCATATTCTTTATAATTGGTTCCTCACTACTCTGTTAGAAGATGGGTAAAATTCCTTATCACCAGTCATCTCAAATCATACTTAGTCTATTtgatgatcagagttcttaaggaTTTCAAAGTTGATTGTAAAatagattatagcaatttatcaccaggataatataccgtgaccaggtgggatttataccaggaatgcagatctcattcaatattaggaaaactcttAACATAATTGATCACTTCAatagaaaactaaccaaaatcatattatctcaatagatgcagagaaagcctttgacaaaatacagcagccattcctattaaaaacactagagaacatataaatggagctttctttaagATGATAAACAACATCTATcttaaatcatcagcaagcattatatgctatggagataagttagaggcattcccaataagatcaggggtgaaacaaggatgtccattattaccactaCTATTCAgtattgtaatagaaatgttagaattagcaataagagaggaaaaagaaatagaaggaattagaataggccaggaaaaaccaaaaccatcactctttgtagatgacatgatggtatatAGAGAAtccaaaagaaacaacaaaaacactacttgaaacaattaacaactttaggaaagttgcaggatataaaataaacccacataaatcatcagtatttttaCATATGACCAaccaagtccagcagcaagagatagaatgtaaaatcctgtttaaaataactgtagacaatttAAAACACTTagggtctacttgccaagacaaacccaggaactatatgaacacaattacaaaacacttttcacacaaataaaatcaggtctaaacaaatggaaaaaatataaatagctcATAGGTAGgtcatgctaatataataaaaatgacaattctacccaaattaatttacttattcaatgccataccaatcaaactaccaaaaaactatttcatagaactagaaaaaacaataacaaaattaatatggaagaacaaaagttcaagaatatcaagggaattaatgaaaaaaatgcaaaggaaagtggcCTTGATCTATcatatttaaaactatattataaagcaacaatcatcaaaactacttagtactggctaagaaatagagaggatcagtggaatatgttaggcacacaaaacacagcagtaaatgaatatagcaatcttttgtttgataaaaccaaagactctagcctccaggataagaactcactatttgagtAAAGAATAAAAAGGTTAATGGCTTAATGACAGTATCAAAACATCATGTCTCAATATGTCATGAATACTTTAAGAAGAGAATTGGTATATATGAGAAATAGGGGATAACATAGaataatcaaaacaaaatgaaaataaggacAATTTAATTGATGTAAAGTGACTGGTCATTTATGCAAAATTCATTTCCAAATGGGCTGTCTACCAATAGTCAGTCCAATGGCATCttagaagaaagaattcaaatgagaaaaaatgccCACTGCAAATGACACTCAAGAAGGTGAATTTGGGAAGAGTAGCCAGACCAGACCAATAACATATATTGGAAGCAACCCAAGCAATAAAAGCTATAATTCCACAGCAAAAATCtgcaatataatttaattttagacACAATTATGGCCACTTCAATAGGgtggttaggtggtacagtaaatagtgccaggcctagagtcaggaggactgtaGTTCATATCTAGTCTCAGAcatatgctagctgtgtgaccttgggcaagttattaaaCTTATGtttgccttatttttctcatctgtaaaatggggatagcaccTCATTCTGGAAActgttgtgagtctcaaatgagatcatgactgtaaaacagcacagtgcctgaaatacagtaagtactatatacatgttagctattattattgaacAATTTGATATTATAAACTTCATTCAAAAAGCTATACTAGCCATAAGAATGTCAAAGACCCTTTAAGCAGTTGTAGAAATACTAAATTTTATCATATCaaaggtaaatttaaaaaaaaaaaactatgaatatACTATCATGCAGATATGGTCACATATTCATAAGTAAGTTGGTTTTGCTCATTCCACTTATtttatttggcaaaaaaaaaaggaaaaataaaggttttaagataatggggaaaaggaggagatatTACTCTGTTGAAGGACATTTCAAACCTTGTTATTATGAAAAGAAGTCACTTGTAAATCTGTTATCTTTTTCTCATCTCCACataatctttatgaaaataatctttttttgggagggggtcaATGAAggttgttgaaaattaaatatagtttttatctacctgtctcctacaaaaatataataataaacatatcagagaaattaattttgtaatatctcctacaataaaaacagatcaaagaacatGTCTTCTACaggacaaaaccagatcagagaacataatgtctcctacaagataaaccagatcagagacacaCAGGAACAGATAacaccaatttattttgtcccaagtaaaaatataaaatgatcatACTGGAGACCCTTCCAAAGAAGGGAGCTCAAGGGCTCCTTtataagggtttttaaggtttctttgctcattggttacaaaataacttcattagcatgatacaaatcaacccaaagcaaagactacaaatgtaaatcagttaaacaacaCACATCAGTTTAAGGGCTcaatttaaagcagatgctatggttagattatgtggagacaggaagggtattatcaaagacaaggaggtCTAGATAGTTCATAAGGAGgacaataagatctatttactttcttgggaaagaagatagtgaataagaatttcaaaggggcatttaagtttgtttattctcttggggaaagtaaattgGGACTTTCTGGCTTCAGTTTGAAGTCTGagcaaaaggcattttgctcctattaatccagggtctcataaaatccatttgaataataaggcagctccatcaaatcttggtgatccatacattcatattagcagggttaagtgatttgcccagagtcacatagctacaaGAAAGTAATCTACGCAAACATAGAGTATCCCAGATAAAGGTTTGAGAAGAGAATAGGCAACCTTTGGTATAAGTGTGGTGTTTAGTTAATGTCTTTCAATCCTTTGATACAAgtgtgtggggtggggcagtgtcTCTTAATGATTACCAAAAACCTGCATTTCTCAACTGGATCAGAGGTGAATTAGGTATGAATAAAATTTAGTAAACTTAAGACTTTAGATTAGGATCAAGAAGTGCTTGGTCAGTTTGgaagtctttatttttaatttgtattattttatttttagcagcttaatattattattgttattattattatgaagctTTAATCCCAAGTTATGGGAATGTTGTCCTAAGACACAGGTCTTTCTTACTGTTGTTTTCTGGATTCTGTGTGGGGGCTATTCTCTTGGaatcttttctgaggttttcttgacctGTCTTAGGAGAACAACTACTTTACCCCTTTGTGTTTGCTGCCCTGTGTTCATTTCATGGTGATTTTCTGTaccactagctgtgtcaccctgggcaagtcacgtaaccctgttaATATGAATTTATGGATCGtctagatttgatggagctgccttattatccaaatggattttatgagaccctggattaaacTTCAAACTGACaatccctatttactttccccaagagaacaaACTCAAGTacccctttgaaattcttattcagtatcttctttcccaagaaagtaaATGGATCTTATTTTTCTCCTGATGGACTATCTAGACCTCCTTGTCCTTGATAATACCCCCAAGATATCACTTATTCTTCATTGTAGAAAACTTGCTTTCTCTTAGCACCTCAACTTGGGTTTTCATGTTGTGGGTTGGGAAGTTCAGACACCTCCATTCATCTATTTAGGGTTTTTGCTAAAAGATCCTCTTTGAAATTCAAGTTTATGTCTAAAATCTAAGTGACTAAGATGAGCATATTAACGTCATGTGCCAAAGTCCCactctcatggggagaaaggatgGGAGTCCTAATATTTATGAATAGGACCccagagaccatctggtccaatttcttcattttatatgtaagaaaacaaaacctcaggCAGTTGAAGGGTCTTCCTATAGCACACATGTGAAGAGAAATAGGACTGGCAAAATCTAAACCCAAGTCCACTGACTCCAGATACATAATAGCAGTGTCTAtagctattattttatagttgtggGAATTTTCttgtgtggaaactccctccaccagggCAAGTTAGTACCTTCCATCCAAATAACTGGGGGCTCTGAGAGGTTTTAATGTCCCCAGCATAACAGATCTAGTCAGATACAGGACCTAAATCATGACTCCAAAACTCTCTCCCCCTACCTTTCTGTGGCTCACTGTTAGGCTACTTAGCAGCACCAGCATTAGTtcatgtttatatagtactttaaagtgaCCAAAGACATTTCTACCCATTTCTTCTCCCCTGGATCTAGAACTATTTCCACCCCATTGTGCTGCTTCAGCAGGACCATCTCAGATTTCTTGAGCTTTGTCCTTCCTTATTTTGATGTAAGTTGGCTAAAGCCAAGTGCTTAcaattcaaatgagaaaattactttcattttttccatataaatattttattattttccagttaaatttagagataattttcaacatttgtttttataagatttctagtgtaatgattggaatgatgccacctactggagaatTACTagaggaaagctccaccatgaaggaaggtctttgagggcgggaccatgcagcttttctttggtgtcaggaagttatgtttgctggtgggaggaggaagggggaaccGGGtactctgcctctttctcttttcctggggacgctggtggagaagggagctagaaaggcgctctccctttaatagataggaatccaggccttctcttctctctttaccaaattcttattctccttaataaatgcttaaaagtctaactcttgctaaagcttataatttattggcgaccactcattagatattttagacagtttagctagaattttagctttaacagatggtgaccacgaaggg
This window contains:
- the LOC122750981 gene encoding olfactory receptor 2L2-like gives rise to the protein MEEWNQTTTGFFLLGLFPPTKTGLLLFLLVLLIFIIAFLGNSTMILLIWMDHHLHTPMYFLLSQLSLMDLIYICCIVPKMAFNFLSGDNSISLVGCGFQSICFIIMACAEGLLLLSMAYDRYVAICRPLHYCIVMNKRMYLLMIAGSWVSSSINSIFHTVYALCMPYCKSRTINHFFCDIPAMVPLACMDTWAYEYTVLFSTSIFLLVPFLGIMAFYGQVLYAVHHMHSSQGRKRAFTTCSTHLTVVTFYYAPFVYTYLRPLSLRSPEEDKNLAVFYTILTPMLNPIIYSLRNKEVLGALQRVLGRS